Part of the Desulfovibrio sp. JC010 genome, TTAAATTTTACGGCGTGGAAGTGGAAAAGAGGATTCAGCCACTCTGGACCAGCAAGATTACTACAGCGTTGCAGTTGCTGGTGGTATTTTCTGTTTTAACCGGGCTGGCTTTTAGACTGGACGTAAGCTTTATGTCTCCCGCAGTGGAGATAGTCACTGCGGTGTTTACCTTTGTTTCCGGTTCTATTTACCTCAGGCGGGGGCTGGTCATGTTTGCTGAAGAGGTTGGGGACGGGGCAAAATAAAACCCCGGCTCGCAACGCAAACCGGGGTTTTGCAGGGTGAACCTGCAAAAAATCAAGCTGACAGCAGAAGCTTAAGCTTCTTTATCTTTGTCTTTTGACGGAGTTACGTCAATTTCTTCAGATTCGCTGCTTGCCTTTTTAAAATTCTGAATTGCACGGCCCAGTCCGCTGCCCACTTCGGGAAGCTTTTTAGCTCCGAAAATCAGGATGATAATACCCAAAATTAAAAGAATTTCTGTGATTCCTAAACCGAACATTTTAATCCTCCAATGCTAGACGGTAATGAACTTTTACACGGGCCTTGTGCTTTGGTCAAGAATGTCTTCTTATCCCGGAACGGCACGGAAAATTTATATTTTTAATCTTTACAAAGACGCGATGCGTACATAATTCATCCTGTGTAAGTTTAACCCTTTCAGGCCGTTGGCCGGGGTGTCCCGGAGGAATGTTTTTGGTGAAGGTAACTAAAATGCCGGGCCGCATGTGCCGGTTCTACATGAATGGAAGGTGTCTCTATGAAGAGATGCT contains:
- a CDS encoding twin-arginine translocase TatA/TatE family subunit, with amino-acid sequence MFGLGITEILLILGIIILIFGAKKLPEVGSGLGRAIQNFKKASSESEEIDVTPSKDKDKEA